The genomic window GATGTGCTATCCGCACAAAAGCATTCTTATGGCGCCAACAACCATACTTGCTACGCAAATTTATGAGGAGGCGCGGCGATTATTGCCAGATTCTGTGCGCTGCCACCTCATCACTGCAAAAAGTAAAGCAATAAGTAATGAGGTGCAGGAAGCGCATTTTATCATTGGCACACAAGCTTTGCTCTATCGCGAGTTTGAGCTAGAGGATTTGGCACTTGTGATGAGTGATGAACAGCATAGATTTGGCACAAATCAGCGACATTATTTAGAAAAAATGGCAAATAAAGAGAATATACCAAATCTTTTTGAATCTAGTATTTCTGCTAAATCTAATGTCCCCAAAGAAACAAATGATAAGAAAGCAAAAGATAAAGATTTTCATATGGAGCTACCAGATTCAAAAAAGGCGAGGGCGCATTCACTGCAGTTTTCTGCCACGCCCATACCGCGCACTTTGGCAATGATTAACGCTCAGCTTGTTGATTTGAGCGTTATTAGGGATTTGCCATTTAAAAAAGACATTAGCACATGCATTGTCGATAAGAGTTGTTTTAAGGCGATGTTTGCACATTTGCAAGATGAGGTAGCAAAGGGACATCAGGCAATTATCGTCTATCCGCTCGTGGAGGAGAGCGAGCATTTGGATTATCTCTCATTAAATGAGGGGCAGGGCTTTTGGCAAAAGCATTTTGAAAATGTCTATTGCACCTTTGGCAAAGATAAAAATAAAACACAGGTGATGAGCGATTTTGCTGCTAATGGTTCTTTGCTTCTTGCCACCACGCTTATTGAGGTGGGTATCTCTCTGCCTCGAGTTTCGACAATCGTCATTGTCGCGCCAGAGCGATTAGGATTAGCAACCCTACATCAGCTACGAGGGCGCGTAAGTCGCAATGGTTTAAAGGGATATTGTTATCTCTACACGCACCAGCCACAAATTGAACGTTTAAAAGCTTTTTGCGAGACTTTAAGCGGTTTTGACATCGCCGAGCTTGACTTGAAATATCGTAACAGCGGGGATTTGCTAAGCGGAGAGCGACAAAGCGGAGATGAATTTATCTATATTGATATAGGCAATGATGAATCCATAATTGCGGAGGCAAAGACTCTCATTAATTGGCAGGATAACACCCCACAGGATTTATAGCAAGATTCATTGCTTGGCAAAATCTATTATTGCGTGTAAGCTTATGAATCTCTACACTGATGTGTGGCTTTTGTGAATCTCCCTCAAATGCCACCATAAGAAGATGCTGCTACTGCCAAGCAAAATAATGCCATTCACATCAAGCATAAAGGGTATGTCGCCCATACGCACAAGGGGCTGGGTCATAAAGGGCGAACAAAATTGTCCCATAAACATACTTGCCGATAAGAATCCCG from Helicobacter typhlonius includes these protein-coding regions:
- a CDS encoding ATP-dependent DNA helicase RecG, with protein sequence MRENEEMYETNIDNLGKINKERLKKLKINSLLQFVITHTPKSYINTTLSTALTAGQVGVFRVYIDSAQMLGFGKNARFVVNATMCDFDTLLQITIFHVQSFQKKIFVPHAHIYIMGKIELYGHRYTMSHPKVIKNINTISLQFKTTALTAKSMQGLIDEFVSMENLLQSGLPKERAQRIYEIFHPDNAFCAAFRAQNTFPKEYMEALKFSEIYHYLRTLSRKKRYFPSLYQCKNDIAPFIQSLPFALTKGQQHAIADIQEDLGKTIAARRLIMGDVGCGKTLVILCAVMMCYPHKSILMAPTTILATQIYEEARRLLPDSVRCHLITAKSKAISNEVQEAHFIIGTQALLYREFELEDLALVMSDEQHRFGTNQRHYLEKMANKENIPNLFESSISAKSNVPKETNDKKAKDKDFHMELPDSKKARAHSLQFSATPIPRTLAMINAQLVDLSVIRDLPFKKDISTCIVDKSCFKAMFAHLQDEVAKGHQAIIVYPLVEESEHLDYLSLNEGQGFWQKHFENVYCTFGKDKNKTQVMSDFAANGSLLLATTLIEVGISLPRVSTIVIVAPERLGLATLHQLRGRVSRNGLKGYCYLYTHQPQIERLKAFCETLSGFDIAELDLKYRNSGDLLSGERQSGDEFIYIDIGNDESIIAEAKTLINWQDNTPQDL